The nucleotide window NNNNNNNNNNNNNNNNNNNNNNNNNNNNNNNNNNNNNNNNNNNNNNNNNNNNNNNNNNNNNNNNNNNNNNNNNNNNNNNNNNNNNNNNNNNNNNNNNNNNNNNNNNNNNNNNNNNNNNNNNNNNNNNNNNNNNNNNNNNNNNNNNNNNNNNNNNNNNNNNNNNNNNNNNNNNNNNNNNNNNNNNNNNNNNNNNNNNNNNNNNNNNNNNNNNNNNNNNNNNNNNNNNNNNNNNNNNNNNNNNNNNNNNNNNNNNNNNNNNNNNNNNNNNNNNNNNNNNNNNNNNNNNNNNNNNNNNNNNNNNNNNNNNNNNNNNNNNNNNNNNNNNNNNNNNNNNNNNNNNNNNNNNNNNNNNNNNTGAACATAATAGCATGGTAATCATGCATTAGTAAAATTAATATCTTTTCTTATTGTCAATGTCtctcattttattaataattactaTAATAACACAGAAgtatgcataattttatgcaTCATTATTGCCATatgtcatattttaataaatcacATAACAAAAcattcatcattttgttattaatataataatgttataaaCACAGTTATAATATtcttaatataaatacatatgtatttatctgaaatagtaaaaaatgttactttTATTTAAGTTAATATATATCGAGCAACTctacaatttattttccttgagcatgcaaaaatataattcagcTTCTCCAACaacaagaaataaaaaagctattttaattcattaaatataaacattaaCTTTAtacgaaaaattaatatttttatgctaatttaattcataaatTGTTCATCTATaactaaaaaattgaaatttctTGATGTTTGTGTGAAAACactgttatatataaaaacaaactAATATATTTGAATGACATACTATCtgaatatattaacattctAACCttcattaataaatatttcttacTACTATATATTCATTGCATACatgatattattaaatattattacataaaatgaaaataaatacataacacattgttctttaaaaaatatttaatgttgGATAACGTAATGTTTGACAGTAACTCAATATCTCTCCTTTGTATCTGCATAAATTTAgctataatatttttttaatttaacttATTATAGCATTATTACATTTTGATGAGTCACTATATCTCATTGTACAAGcgttaaatgaaattttcacagaattttaaatgaaaccaatataatatatttaaagtaATGTTAAttactataattttttatccatcactgtaaaaaaatagtaaagaatataataaagtctttatataatttaatagaTTTAAatggatatataaaaatatttaatacacacatatacatcGTACAGTGTGCAgcgaaacaaaatgaagttattaaatattgaaacaaaatttgtttctatgcttataaaattaaatttcatgCTTTGgtaaaaagatatatattctaaaaaagcaaaacaaaaacatgattaccaaaaaaaaaaaaggcaaatatcAACTGTGTTaactaaattaaaaataaatacattattctaacattaaaaaaaattatattatttaatttaaaaattgagatagaaattttttcatttgttaagtatttttaagtaaaaatcctaatttgtaattttctcataaattttgttttaaaacattttatatcataaatGATCCTGCTTCGAAATAACTCAAACGGGGTTATAAGCTATGCGTACTCTTTTTTTCGGCATacttatatttatatcatttgCTTCGTGATTGGATATATTCCTTCTATAGTCTTCATGATGATTATAGGTATTCGCtcttttatttactttttttctacccATCCATAATCCAACTGGAGTGTACTAAggaatatattaaaaaaataagcacatAGATATTATACGTTATCTTAATCATTATAAGAGTATAAATAACATGGAACTATGAAGAATAACGAACTATTTACATCCttaaatatactttttatttaccttATAATACATAAGAAAAACGAGAAACGATCCAAGAACAAGAGCGGAGACTAGACCTATTTTGGTATATAGAGAACTTAAAACACTATTTTCCATTTCAGAATTGGTGAAATGACTTGTATCACTATTATATtgaatttcattttccaaAGATGAACTTTTGTATTCTATTTTCTCTTCCCTCGCTTTATTTCTATTTGCATTTTGGGCGTCAATACAGAATCCTAATAAATCAGTATTACAAGCTTCTTCATTAGATTGTTTTAATCTTTTCCATACTAGTGTTtcatcagttttttttttatcttcatttgGTGTCAATGGTGTATCCGTGCTTTGTCCTAAATCTCCCTGACCAGTTTCTACATGAGAATTTGGAGTAGATGAATTTTCAGAACAATTCAATTCTAAGATACCATTTGTTTTGTCTTCACGAATAATTTTACATCTTGAATTTTTCATTCccttaataatattaaatgtgtccgactccttttttttcacatctccttctttttcaaCCTTATATACTTTTCTTGGTATTCCTAATGTTGATCTAGTGAGAAATTCTAATCCCCTGCTTCTTGATGCAATGTTTGTGTCATTTATAGGTTTCGAAGCTAACTTTTCATTACCTTTAATTGTAACATTGTGGGTTATTGGTGTGTCAAAACATGAAAGAAATCCATAATCTTCGTACTTATAAGCAACACAccttacatttttaattttcatattaatttctttttcggAATCCTCAGAACTATTTTTAGACATTTTACCCACAGATGCACCCCCCATACCTCTCATACCTATGGATTTCCCATTTCCACAACTTTCTAATGCAGGAAAAAGATTATCTGGATCATAAAATGGGTCACAACTAAAATACTTATGACATTCTGTGTTCCAATGTTTACAACATTCCTCTTTATGctttttgtataatattttaataaattcaacgtattttctatatatccCGCAATTGTTCTTACcagaaattatattttgtttaatttggacataatttttaatataatcatgcatatatttcacatttttcctcTCTTCCAAATCATGATATGTAAAATGAGAACggcataaatatttatcatttgcATCTGATGTACTATTTATATCGTTAATAATACGTTTTTCTACAtcatgaaattttttaagaacATCCAAATGATTAAAATTATACGAATTAGATCTGataaattttcttatttcATCAAATATCCAACACATGGAGTGATAACAACGATCTCTTGCCCGAACTTTATCTTGTTCATTAGATAATtctttaatatttctttcgTATTTGTAACACAGATCCtttaattttgtgttttCTTTAGGTGAATTAAATATAGCTTTGCAATGTTTTTTGTAGTCTTCACTGGAAactgtatttttaaaatccttatatattttttcagaGGTTGATCCTTTTAAAATACTTTCCTAAacaatataaagaaaaatgtagatctaataaattttttcttattaaaaatacACGATTTAGCATGAAATCAGATAAAGTATTGagttataaatatgtattaataaattttttaaatgtaatatgAAATTGTACTAAATCAAATCCATTTAAGTCTCCCATTATGTTAAAACTCCTCAATTAACAGAAATTACGGCTTTTcaaaagatatatttattgacgtttaaaaattgataatatatgatataacCAAATGGTGTATATTGTTTCGAgttaatttacaaaaaaaaatatgctggTATACTTTCATATGTAGTTATAGTTTAagattaatttattacataaCAAACACATTTAATGTTTGAAAAAGTAACatgcataaataatatacacccaaaaaaaaaagcaattttttgtaaaactaTTGTACGCTGAAATGCTTCTTAATGAACATAcagcgtaattttttatgaataataactaacacaaaaaatttttattaataattttaaagataTACAAAACCTTTTAACGTATAGCATATACAATAGTAGTACTCCGCTTCcaagaaatattttccacaaaaataatatatttttttttttctagttTACCCATTTGTTTTGTATATCAAAAGTGTGTTATATATACCATTCTATTTATCCTCCTTCAGTAGTTAAAGTagtacaaaatatattttaacatattgaACTATGTAGAAACAGAAAcatgaataatttaataagtGAAAATATGATGCcacatatttatgcatatactACATATTAAATAAGCATTATTTGGTaggtataaaaattaattactaGATTGATATTTTTCTGAGTTATaattgttattatattaaatatgcatattatatattttagttaaaaattaactccCTATTTCTGTAATAACATATCTTAAATATGTATCTTAATAATTCCCATATGTTCATCCCTACATGttctatatttatttgtactATATTAATTTCCTTATGCTAAtcttattaattatttattgtaaaaatgaatgaaaaaactAACTTCTCAGCGTAAAAAAGtatttgaaattttataaaaatatgataatcttaaaaaaggacgaaaaaaaaaaaagtttgcttaaatttctttcaataattgtacaaataaaaatttaatcatCGCATATGCGTAATATAATACTACAAATTTTACTGTGAACgcgtaaataaaatattattcattatttcttcttttt belongs to Plasmodium vivax chromosome 3, whole genome shotgun sequence and includes:
- a CDS encoding variable surface protein Vir22-like (encoded by transcript PVX_110295A) — translated: MGDLNGFDLESILKGSTSEKIYKDFKNTVSSEDYKKHCKAIFNSPKENTKLKDLCYKYERNIKELSNEQDKVRARDRCYHSMCWIFDEIRKFIRSNSYNFNHLDVLKKFHDVEKRIINDINSTSDANDKYLCRSHFTYHDLEERKNVKYMHDYIKNYVQIKQNIISGKNNCGIYRKYVEFIKILYKKHKEECCKHWNTECHKYFSCDPFYDPDNLFPALESCGNGKSIGMRGMGGASVGKMSKNSSEDSEKEINMKIKNVRCVAYKYEDYGFLSCFDTPITHNVTIKGNEKLASKPINDTNIASRSRGLEFLTRSTLGIPRKVYKVEKEGDVKKKESDTFNIIKGMKNSRCKIIREDKTNGILELNCSENSSTPNSHVETGQGDLGQSTDTPLTPNEDKKKTDETLVWKRLKQSNEEACNTDLLGFCIDAQNANRNKAREEKIEYKSSSLENEIQYNSDTSHFTNSEMENSVLSSLYTKIGLVSALVLGSFLVFLMYYKYTPVGLWMGRKKVNKRANTYNHHEDYRRNISNHEANDINISMPKKRVRIAYNPV